Genomic segment of Paenibacillus sp. FSL R5-0912:
AATTGTACCGCAATGGCGCAGAGTGGAAGTTCAATGCCATCGGCAGCGGCTACAAAGACGGCCTCTCCGGACTGACCCGTGATTACGGTCTGCAATAAGACCCGGGTGACTTCGGAATTAAATCTTTGAGGAAAGAAGGTTTTTGCCAGTGACGATCAGTCTTTCCAAAGGACAGCGGATTGATCTTACCAAGACCAATCCGGGCCTGACGAAGGTAGTTGTAGGACTTGGCTGGGATACAAACAAGTATAGCGGCGGCAAGGATTTTGACCTGGATGCTTCAGCATTTCTGCTGCATGAGGACGGCAAAGCCAAAGGCGAAGACGACTTTGTATTCTATAACAACCCAAGCGGCGGGACAGGCTCTGTAACCCATACAGGCGATAACCGTACAGGTGAAGGCGACGGGGACGATGAGCAGATTCTTGTAGATTTCAGCCTGGTGCCCGCGAATATTCAGCGCATTGGGATTACAGTGACGATCTATGATTATGAGACCCGGGTGCAGAACTTCGGACAGGTATCGAACGCATTTGTTCGTGTTGTAGATGCTTCCAGCGACCGCGAGATTCTGCGGTTTGACCTGGGTGAGGATTTCTCCACCGAGACAGCTGTTGTCTTCTGTGAATTCTACCGCCATGGGGCGGATTGGAAGTTCCAGGCGATCGGCAGCGGGTTTGCCGGCGGGCTCAGCGCTCTATGCAAGAATTATGGACTGGATGCACAATAAAGCTTCAAAGGCGGGATCATCATCGATCCTGCCCTTTTTATAGACAAAAGTGTATAAGTTGCACTCTTATCCATTTATAAAGGTGGCGTAAGAATGAGTACTGAAGTAGTTAAAGGGCAGAAAGCAGACCTGACCAAAGGAAACCCGGGTACCCGCAATATCATTGTAGAGATCGGATGGAAAGCTCCATCTTCAATGGATATTGACGCCTCTGCATTCCTGCTCGGGGCGCAAGGCAAAGTAAATAGTGACGATGATCTGATCTTTTATAATAATCCGTCAACACCTTATATCAGATATAAGGATGTGCCGGGTGCAGCTTCAGGAGGACTTAAGCAGTTCGAGGTGGGATTGGACAAGATTCCTGCAGGTATCGCGAAGATTGCCTTTACCCTTACTCTGTATGATGGCGAGAACCGCAAGCAAATGTTCGGACAGATGAGCGAGGCCCAGTGCCGGATCCTGGATCAGGCGACAGGGGCGGAAATTCTGCGGTGTAACCTGGGAAATCATTTCTCTGTGGAAACAGCTGTTGTGGTAGGAGAATTATATAGATACGGCGAAGAATGGAAATTCAGTGCGATCGTTGCAGGCTTCTCCGGCGGACTCAAAGCCCTGTGCGGCAACTATGGAATAGAAGTGGAGGATGAGCCTGCTCCGGCGGCTGCACCGCAGCCGGTGAAGACGGAGGCACCGCCGGAGCGCACGAAGCTTCCGGTGCCGCCGCCGCGGGTAGAGCAAGCCAGACCTGCTATAGTAATTCCTCCTCCGCCTGCGCCAAAGCAGACGGAAGCTCCTGCTCCGCCGCTGAACCTCAATCTGAAGAAGATTGAGCTGAAGAAGAAGGGCGATTCCATCAACCTGAAGAAATCAGCCTCCGGTCTCGGGGAGCTCGTAATCAACCTGAACTGGAATCAGAAGCAGGGTGGTGGACTGTTCAGCCGTAACAAGGGCGGCGTGGACCTGGATCTTGCTTGCCTGTATGAACTCAAGAACGGCAGCAAGGGAGTTGTGCAGGCACTGGGCAATGCGTTCGGCAACCTGCAGCAGCCGCCTTACATCATGCTGGATGGGGATGACCGGACCGGCTCCGTAACATCCGGCGAGAATCTGCGTATAAACGGGAGTAAGGTTGCACAAATCGAAAGAATTTTAGTTTTTTCTTTTATTTACAAGGGAGTTACCAACTGGTCTGAGGCGGATGGGGTGGTTACCCTGAAGCAGGATGGAGGACCAGATATTGTCGTTAATCTGGACGAGCATAACAACCGTAAGGGCATGTGCGCCATCGCGCTGATCCGGAATGTAGGCAACGAGACCTTTAGTATTGAACGCCTCGTGCAATATTTCAGCGGTCATAAGGAGATGGATGAGGCTTATGGCTGGGGGCTTCGCTGGGTAGCGGGCAGTAAATAATCTTATTTTACCGGAGGCGCAAGTGGAATGGACTGGTTCAGTGATTTTTTTAGGAGTATCAGTGAGAATTATGGGCATTTCTTCTCCTGGAGTGATGTTGTAGCGACGCTCTCCGATCCTGTCAGCTGGGGGATTATCGGGAGTCTGGTTCTGCTGGAGGGCCTGCTCTCCGCAGATAATGCGCTCGTGCTGGCGGTAATGGTTAAGCATTTACCGAAAGAGCAGCAGCGTAAGGCACTATTTTACGGGATACTCGGCGCTTATTTATTCCGATTCTTGGCGATTGGTCTGGGTACCTTCCTGATTGGATTCTGGGAGGTTAAGGCTCTGGGTGCTCTGTACCTCTTCTACATTGCTTATAAAGGTCTGTTTAAGGGTGGCGGAGAAGAAGGGGAGACGAAGAACAAAGGCACCTCTTTCTGGAGGACGGTGCTCCTGGTTGAATTAATGGATATTGCCTTCAGTATTGACAGTGTAGTTGCTGCATTCGGTCTTAGTAATCAAGTCTGGGTGCTCTTCCTGGGCGGGATCCTCGGCGTGCTGATGATGCGCGGAGTGGCCCAGGTATTCCTTAAGCTGATTGCCAGATTTCCTGAACTGGAACAGTCAGCCTTCCTGCTCATTGCACTTATTGCCGGTAAGATGCTTGCCGGTGCGTTCGGTTATGAAATGCCGCATGTGATCTTCTTCACCATTCTGATTGCAGTGTTTGTGGGCACAATCCTGTATAGCTCCTCTAAACGTAAAAGAGAAGAAAATCGTAAAGCCTGATTTTACCTGACGTATATGTTCATCTCTTCATAGCTTTACAGGAAGGCGGGGAGTTCACGGGAAGGGTGGACTCCGGCGCGCTTCCGGGTAATCGTTATATGTTATAGCATGGCCTTTGCTTGTATTTTGAGAAAGCCGGATGCCGTCCCCGAGAGGACGGCATAGCCGGTTCTGCTGCTCTCTATCTATAAGGAGAGGCTATTCGTTTTGTGCTTGGCACAACATTAAGGGGGAAGGGCCTTGAGATATTTCGATTACCTTACGCAAGAACAGGAAACTTCATTATTTCATGTTCCGCCGGTTTCATTTGATCATACTACCAGCAAGGATTTACTGGCTTATGCCGTCGGAGCTGCTCTTTATATGCCTGCTACCCGTTCCAGCGTTGCCGAAGATATTATTAAGCTGAGAGCCTCGGGGCTTGTTACGGTTATTATAGATTTGGAGGATGCCATCGGTGACGGAGAAGTTGACTATGCAGAGGAATCAGTCGTAAGACATTTGGCCTTCCTGTCGGCATATGCCGAGAATGAGCCGGAGCTGCGCAGCAGTCTTCCGCTGTTGTTCATCCGCGTACGCCATCCGGAGCAGCTGCGGGATCTGATTTTCCGGCTGGGCTCTTTAATTTCAATGCTGACCGGCTTTGTATTTCCTAAGTTCTCCACCCTGAACGGTGTGGAGTATTTTGAGGCTATTGCCGATTACAATAACACGCGCATCTATTCAGCCCCGGTGCTGTACGGGATGCCGATACTGGAGAATGCTCCGATTATCTACCGGGAGAGCCGGATGGACAGCCTGCTGGCGATCCGGGATCTGCTCGGGCAATACCGTGAATATGTGCTTAATGTCAGAATCGGAGCAACGGATTTCTCCAGCCTGTTCGGACTGAGGCGCAGCCCGGATATCAGTATCTATGATCTGACGCCAATCCGCGACTGCATGTCAGATATTATCAATGTATTCGGCCGGGTGGAAGAAGGCTATGTCATCTCAGGCCCCGTATGGGAATACTTTTCCAATAAAGGGCACCGGGTACTTCGTCCGCAGCTTCGTGAGACGCCCTTTGAAGACACTTACGGCAAACATGGCCGCGAGATGCGCAACAATTTCATCTCCAGCTCGATGGACGGGCTGATCCGTGAAGTGATTTTGGACAAGGAAAACGGGATTGTGGGCAAAACGATCATTCATCCTTCCCATCTCAGACCCGTGCAGGCGATGTATACAGTAATGCATGAAGAATATGTGGACGCCTTAAGTATTGTGGACAGCAACGATGGCAGCCGCGGAGTGTTCAAGAGCGAATATTACAACAAGATGAATGAAATTAAGCCGCATTTGAACTGGGCTAGACGTATTTTACTACGATCTCAAATATACGGGGTGTTACATGAACAACAGCATTTTGTCGGATTACTACCCGAGAACGAATATACACACGTTTAATATCGTCGAGAATCTGCAGGTTACGGTGACGGAAACCTCCAACCCCTTTCATATGCCCGTAGAATCCTTATTCTCCATGGCCGCGCGCATCAACAAGAAACGCTCTTTTCTATTCGTCAGCAAAGTGCTTGGCAAACATATTCCTGTAGGTCCCTATACCCCTCTGCTTAGCGGAGCGGCACTTGCTCTCCTCCTGTACTTAGAGATGAGTGCGGATAGCGCTGAACGGGAGATCATGGACAAGCTGATGAGCGAGGCGGTTCATGGACTGATTTATCCTGAATTTGCGGAAAAGGCCTATCATGATCTGCTTGCTGCACGTCTGGTTCTACCTCAACCTGCCCTATTTATCGGCTTTGCCGAAACCGCTACCGCCCTGGGCCACAGCATGTACAACATGTTTGCCGGCGGAGCCTCATATATTCATACGACCCGTGAGAATATTCTTGAATTGGAATCGGTAGTCACCTTCGAAGAGGAGCATTCCCATGCGGTAGATCATCTCTGTTATGCCTTGAATCCTAAGCTATTATCGGGAACAGAGCCGATTGTGCTGGTGGATGATGAGATTACGACCGGCAATACGGCGATCAATACCATTCGTGATATCCAGTCCAAATTCCCGCGCCGGGAGTATGTAGTGGCTTCGCTTCTGGATTGGCGGAGCAACGCGAATATTCAGGCTTACCGTGATCTGGAGCAGGAGCTGGGGATTAGAATCACCGCCTTATCTTTGCTGCAAGGCAGCATTGAGGTGACTGGAACCCCTCTGCTGAAGCCGCAAGCCGGAAGCGGAGAACCATCCGCAGCAGTTGCAGAGCTAGTGACCACGTATATACAGGACGGGTTAGAGCGGCTGCAGGTGTCCTCTGCGGATGCGCAAGGTGTTGTGAATCTCTCCCCCTATTTGAAATACAGCGGCCGTTTTGGTCTGGATTCTGCAGATAACCGGCGGATTGATGAAGGCGTCAGCCGGGTAGCCGGGAAGCTCCGGGACTTGCGGGAAGGCACCCGCACTTTGGTGATGGGCGTAGGCGAGTTCATGTATCTGCCGATGCGGATCGCGGCGGAGATGGGGGAAGGCGTGTCTTATCAATCCTCCACCCGCAGTCCAATCCATCCGCAGCGGCGTGCAGACTATGGCGTGCACAGCGCAGCCGCGTATCCGTCCGCAGGTGACACGGAGATTACGAATTTCATCTATAATGTTGATCCCGGCCAGTACGACGACATCTTCGTACTGCTTGAGCGTGAGGTGCCCCGGGAGCGGATTGAACCAATGACGGATATTTTGCAGAGGCTGGCCGGTAATAAGGTGCATCTTATTATACTGGCTTCTGAACCAGAAACTGGAGGCTCACGGATATGAAGGGATTAGAAATTGAAGAGATTATGAACAGAAGAATATCCCCTCCGGTTCCGCTGGGCAGCTACCCTGCTTCCGATGTTACCTTTCTGCTTAAGGACCTCAGCAATGTATCCCTGGAGCGGGGAACAGCCGAGCGGGAGGAAGCGATCCAGTCCGGTGTACATTATTCAGAGATGCTTCCTGTAGAATATCAGCCGACAGAGCAGTATATCGAATTGTTCCATGAGACGCTGCAGCATACGGCGAAGAAGGTGGCGCTTGCTGTAGCTGTTGTATCTGAGATGATTGTGGCTCAGCGGGGAACGGCGAATACGGTGCTGGTCTCACTGGCTAGAGCAGGTACCCCGATAGGCGTGCTGATCAAACGGTATATTCTGGAGCGGTATGAAGCCGATCTGCCGCATTACAGTATTTCGATTATACGGGGCAAAGGTATCGATGAGAATGCTGTGCTATATATGCTGCAGCAGCATGGAACTGATGCGGAGCTGCAGTTCATCGATGGCTGGACTGGTAAAGGGGCTATCCGCCAGGTACTCATTGAGGCTTGCGAGGGTATGTACAAGAAATATGGGATTACCCTGAATGATGATCTGGCGGTGCTCGCCGATCCCGGATATTGTTCGGGAACCTTCGGCACAAGGGAAGATTATCTGATCCCAAGCGCTTGCCTGAACTCTACGGTATCCGGATTGATGAGCCGTACGGTGCTCCGCGACGATCTGATCGGACCGGAGGAGTTCCACGGGGCAAAATTCTACAAGGAATGGCTGGATAGTGATCTGTCTAATGTATTCGTGGAAGCTGTGACTCCTTATTTCCGGGAGGTGGCTGCGGAGGGGCTGAAGCTTGCTGAAGAGATGCAGGAGGATCCTCCGGAGATTACCTGGCAGGGGCTGGCTGATATCCGCAGTATTCAGGAGACCTTCGGCATTGATAATATCAATCTGGTGAAGCCGG
This window contains:
- a CDS encoding TerD family protein, which produces MSTEVVKGQKADLTKGNPGTRNIIVEIGWKAPSSMDIDASAFLLGAQGKVNSDDDLIFYNNPSTPYIRYKDVPGAASGGLKQFEVGLDKIPAGIAKIAFTLTLYDGENRKQMFGQMSEAQCRILDQATGAEILRCNLGNHFSVETAVVVGELYRYGEEWKFSAIVAGFSGGLKALCGNYGIEVEDEPAPAAAPQPVKTEAPPERTKLPVPPPRVEQARPAIVIPPPPAPKQTEAPAPPLNLNLKKIELKKKGDSINLKKSASGLGELVINLNWNQKQGGGLFSRNKGGVDLDLACLYELKNGSKGVVQALGNAFGNLQQPPYIMLDGDDRTGSVTSGENLRINGSKVAQIERILVFSFIYKGVTNWSEADGVVTLKQDGGPDIVVNLDEHNNRKGMCAIALIRNVGNETFSIERLVQYFSGHKEMDEAYGWGLRWVAGSK
- a CDS encoding TerD family protein, translating into MTISLSKGQRIDLTKTNPGLTKVVVGLGWDTNKYSGGKDFDLDASAFLLHEDGKAKGEDDFVFYNNPSGGTGSVTHTGDNRTGEGDGDDEQILVDFSLVPANIQRIGITVTIYDYETRVQNFGQVSNAFVRVVDASSDREILRFDLGEDFSTETAVVFCEFYRHGADWKFQAIGSGFAGGLSALCKNYGLDAQ
- a CDS encoding HpcH/HpaI aldolase/citrate lyase family protein, which gives rise to MRYFDYLTQEQETSLFHVPPVSFDHTTSKDLLAYAVGAALYMPATRSSVAEDIIKLRASGLVTVIIDLEDAIGDGEVDYAEESVVRHLAFLSAYAENEPELRSSLPLLFIRVRHPEQLRDLIFRLGSLISMLTGFVFPKFSTLNGVEYFEAIADYNNTRIYSAPVLYGMPILENAPIIYRESRMDSLLAIRDLLGQYREYVLNVRIGATDFSSLFGLRRSPDISIYDLTPIRDCMSDIINVFGRVEEGYVISGPVWEYFSNKGHRVLRPQLRETPFEDTYGKHGREMRNNFISSSMDGLIREVILDKENGIVGKTIIHPSHLRPVQAMYTVMHEEYVDALSIVDSNDGSRGVFKSEYYNKMNEIKPHLNWARRILLRSQIYGVLHEQQHFVGLLPENEYTHV
- a CDS encoding cysteine protease StiP family protein; the encoded protein is MKGLEIEEIMNRRISPPVPLGSYPASDVTFLLKDLSNVSLERGTAEREEAIQSGVHYSEMLPVEYQPTEQYIELFHETLQHTAKKVALAVAVVSEMIVAQRGTANTVLVSLARAGTPIGVLIKRYILERYEADLPHYSISIIRGKGIDENAVLYMLQQHGTDAELQFIDGWTGKGAIRQVLIEACEGMYKKYGITLNDDLAVLADPGYCSGTFGTREDYLIPSACLNSTVSGLMSRTVLRDDLIGPEEFHGAKFYKEWLDSDLSNVFVEAVTPYFREVAAEGLKLAEEMQEDPPEITWQGLADIRSIQETFGIDNINLVKPGVGETTRVLLRRVPWRILVDRLDNPNLRHILLLAEDRGVPVEVFPGLTYSCCGIIKPLKGESE
- a CDS encoding TerC family protein, with amino-acid sequence MDWFSDFFRSISENYGHFFSWSDVVATLSDPVSWGIIGSLVLLEGLLSADNALVLAVMVKHLPKEQQRKALFYGILGAYLFRFLAIGLGTFLIGFWEVKALGALYLFYIAYKGLFKGGGEEGETKNKGTSFWRTVLLVELMDIAFSIDSVVAAFGLSNQVWVLFLGGILGVLMMRGVAQVFLKLIARFPELEQSAFLLIALIAGKMLAGAFGYEMPHVIFFTILIAVFVGTILYSSSKRKREENRKA
- a CDS encoding phosphoribosyltransferase family protein — protein: MAARINKKRSFLFVSKVLGKHIPVGPYTPLLSGAALALLLYLEMSADSAEREIMDKLMSEAVHGLIYPEFAEKAYHDLLAARLVLPQPALFIGFAETATALGHSMYNMFAGGASYIHTTRENILELESVVTFEEEHSHAVDHLCYALNPKLLSGTEPIVLVDDEITTGNTAINTIRDIQSKFPRREYVVASLLDWRSNANIQAYRDLEQELGIRITALSLLQGSIEVTGTPLLKPQAGSGEPSAAVAELVTTYIQDGLERLQVSSADAQGVVNLSPYLKYSGRFGLDSADNRRIDEGVSRVAGKLRDLREGTRTLVMGVGEFMYLPMRIAAEMGEGVSYQSSTRSPIHPQRRADYGVHSAAAYPSAGDTEITNFIYNVDPGQYDDIFVLLEREVPRERIEPMTDILQRLAGNKVHLIILASEPETGGSRI